One window of Thermocoleostomius sinensis A174 genomic DNA carries:
- a CDS encoding MFS transporter translates to MLIPSLPQLSPQVWVLVAGRFLSQIGSGVVLFYVPIYFVNQVGLSATAVGIGLSSGAIASAVGYFLAGSMTDSRVWGCRRTLILSCIISILADGVFWFAHSFPFLILANLLMGLGDSLYWPASGAAITDRSQDSQREEAFAVSGLADSLGSGLGIVLGGMLISIANSYQLLFIVDGLTFFIFLIVLTIMLKDSRQAQPSPDDARTGLKAWKVALLNPLFLVFAIANILFTTYINLMESTMPLYFTNFVHHSTATGMTPGNVGVLFSGYVLLAALCQLPMVRLLQNYHRVYVLMLSMVLWGIGFLLVWFAGISNGGQMVFAVLAIALLAIANITYNPFAVALVTELAPRPSLGIYLALNAQCWTVGYLVGPLIGGWALAQNQETASGLWAAASFSTLIGVAILRQLETF, encoded by the coding sequence ATGTTAATCCCCTCGTTGCCCCAACTTAGCCCCCAAGTCTGGGTACTGGTAGCGGGACGGTTTCTCTCTCAGATTGGCTCTGGAGTTGTGCTGTTCTATGTGCCCATCTATTTCGTGAATCAGGTTGGGCTATCCGCAACAGCAGTCGGCATCGGCTTGAGTAGTGGTGCGATCGCCAGTGCCGTTGGCTATTTCCTGGCAGGTTCCATGACCGATTCTCGCGTCTGGGGTTGTCGCCGTACTCTCATCCTCTCCTGCATCATCTCTATCCTGGCAGATGGAGTCTTTTGGTTTGCCCACAGTTTCCCATTCCTGATTCTGGCGAACCTGTTGATGGGGCTGGGAGACAGCCTTTATTGGCCAGCATCGGGTGCTGCCATTACAGACCGATCGCAGGATAGCCAGCGAGAAGAAGCCTTTGCTGTTTCTGGCTTGGCGGATTCTTTGGGTTCAGGGTTAGGCATCGTGTTAGGTGGAATGCTGATTTCTATTGCCAACTCTTACCAACTGCTGTTTATCGTCGATGGGTTGACGTTTTTCATCTTTTTGATAGTGCTGACCATTATGCTCAAGGACAGTCGCCAAGCTCAACCCTCTCCTGATGATGCTCGAACGGGTCTCAAAGCGTGGAAGGTGGCGTTGTTAAATCCTCTTTTTTTAGTGTTTGCGATCGCCAACATCCTGTTCACCACTTACATCAATTTGATGGAAAGCACGATGCCGCTCTACTTTACTAACTTCGTTCATCACTCTACAGCAACAGGTATGACTCCAGGGAATGTTGGGGTTTTATTTTCAGGATATGTGTTATTGGCTGCGCTTTGTCAGTTGCCAATGGTTCGCCTCTTGCAAAACTATCACCGAGTTTATGTCTTGATGCTGTCAATGGTGTTGTGGGGAATTGGCTTTTTGCTGGTCTGGTTTGCAGGAATTTCAAACGGAGGACAAATGGTATTTGCTGTGCTGGCGATCGCACTGTTGGCAATTGCAAATATTACTTACAACCCCTTCGCAGTAGCCCTGGTGACGGAACTTGCACCCAGACCTTCTCTTGGAATTTATCTAGCTCTGAATGCTCAATGTTGGACAGTTGGCTATTTGGTTGGCCCTTTGATTGGAGGGTGGGCACTGGCTCAAAATCAGGAAACCGCTTCTGGATTATGGGCTGCTGCTAGCTTCAGTACACTCATTGGAGTCGCAATACTGAGGCAACTTGAAACGTTTTAA